In the Syngnathus scovelli strain Florida chromosome 8, RoL_Ssco_1.2, whole genome shotgun sequence genome, one interval contains:
- the caska gene encoding peripheral plasma membrane protein CASK isoform X8 — translation MTVTDVAVGLSNFVAWCGLHSKSLLGECRRQESHLIITSLNLNLTLADWVVGQTCGSQMDISGIIARGPFSVVRRCINRETGQQFAVKIVDVAQFTSSPGLSTEDLKREASICHMLKHPHIVELLETYSSDGMLFMVFEFMDGADLCFEIVKRADAGFVYSEAVASHYMRQILEALRYCHDNNVIHRDVKPHCVLLASKENSAPVKLGGFGVAIQLGESGLVAGGRVGTPHFMAPEVVKREPYGKPVDVWGCGVILFILLSGCLPFYGTKERLFEAICKGKYKSYNISTQMNPRQWSQISESAKDLVRRMLMLDPAERITVYEALNHPWLKERDRYAYKIHLPETVEQLRKFNARRKLKGAVLAAVSSHKFNSYYGDPPEELHDFSDDPTSSGLLAAERAVSQVLDSLEEIHALTDCSEKDLDFLHSVFQDQHLHTLLDLYDKINTRSSPQIRNPSSDGVQRAKEVLEEIACYPENHDVKELRRILTQPHFMALLQAHDVVAHEVYSDEALRVTPPPTSPYLNGDSPESTNGDVDLENVTRVRLVQFQKNTDEPMGITLKMNDSNNCIVARIMHGGMIHRQGTLHVGDEIREINGISVANQTVEQLQKMLKEMRGSITFKIVPSYRTQGSSCEKESPTTSRQSPANGHSSINSSILDLPSTIQPKGRQIVPRPPIKDKMSVKIYVRAQFEYDPSKDELIPCKEAGIRFRVGDVIQIISKDDHNWWQGKLENTKNGTAGLIPSPELQEWRVACMAMEKTKQEQQASCTWFGKKKKQYKDKYLAKHNAVFDQLDLVTYEEVVKLPAFKRKTLVLLGAHGVGRRHIKNTLITKHPDRFAYPIPHTTRPPKKDEENGKNYYFVSHDQMMQDISNNEYLEYGSHEDAMYGTRLETIRKIHQQGLVAILDVEPQALKVLRTAEFAPYVVFIAAPTITPGIDETPRWCRTLPDESLQRLQKESEILQKTYMHYFDQTIINNEIDDTIGHLEEAVELVCNSSQWVPVSWVY, via the exons GGGTCCCTTCAGTGTGGTGAGAAGATGCATCAACAGAGAGACGGGGCAGCAGTTTGCTGTCAAAATTGTGGATGTTGCTCAGTTCACCTCAAGTCCTGGACTCAGCACGGAGG ACTTGAAGAGGGAGGCCAGCATCTGCCACATGCTCAAACACCCACACATCGTGGAGCTGCTGGAGACCTACAGCTCCGACGGGATGCTCTTCATGGTCTTCGAATT CATGGATGGAGCAGACCTGTGCTTTGAGATCGTCAAGAGGGCAGACGCCGGCTTTGTCTACAGCGAAGCGGTGGCCAG TCACTACATGAGACAGATCCTGGAGGCGCTACGTTACTGCCATGACAACAACGTCATTCACAGAGATGTCAAG CCTCACTGTGTGCTGCTGGCATCTAAGGAGAATTCTGCTCCCGTCAAGTTAGGAGGCTTTGGAGTGGCAATCCAGCTGGGAGAGTCGGGGCTGGTGGCCGGAG GTCGGGTAGGAACACCCCACTTCATGGCACCCGAGGTGGTGAAGAGGGAGCCTTACGGAAAACCTGTGGATGTGTGGGGCTGCGGTGTCATTCTCTTCATCCTCCTGTCAGGGTGTCTGCCCTTCTACGGCACCAAAGAGCGTCTCTTTGAAGCAATCTGCAAAGGGAAATACAAG TCCTACAACATTTCAACACAGATGAACCCGCGGCAGTGGAGTCAAATCTCGGAGAGCGCTAAAGATCTGGTGAGGCGCATGCTGATGCTGGACCCCGCCGAGAGGATCACAGTTTATGAGGCCCTTAACCATCCTTGGCTCAAG GAGAGAGACCGCTATGCCTACAAGATCCACCTGCCAGAGACGGTGGAGCAGCTGAGGAAGTTCAACGCCAGGAGAAAGTTGAAG GGGGCGGTACTAGCGGCAGTGTCCAGTCACAAGTTTAATTCCTACTATGGAGACCCCCCTGAGGAACTCCACGACTTCTCGGACGACCCCACTTCCTCAG GGCTGCTCGCGGCAGAAA GAGCTGTTTCTCAGGTGTTGGATAGTTTAGAGGAGATCCACGCCTTGACTGACTGCAGTGAGAAGGATCTCGACTTCCTGCACAGTGTTTTCCAGGACCAACATTTACACACACTGCTCGAC CTCTACGATAAGATCAACACCAGGTCGTCCCCGCAGATCAGGAACCCGTCCAGTGACGGCGTGCAGAGAGCCAAAGAG GTGCTGGAAGAGATCGCCTGCTACCCAGAGAACCACGACGTGAAAGAACTCAGACGGATACTGACGCAGCCGCATTTCATG GCGTTGCTGCAGGCCCACGATGTGGTGGCGCATGAGGTCTACAGCGATGAGGCGCTGAGGGTGACGCCACCGCCCACCTCGCCTTACCTGAATGGCGACTCACCCGAAAGCACCAACGGAGACGTGGACTTGGAGAACGTCACCAGGGTGCGCCTGGTGCAATTCCAGAAGAACACGGACGAGCCCATG GGCATCACACTGAAAATGAACGACTCCAACAACTGCATCGTGGCTCGCATCATGCATGGAGGCATGATCCACAGACAAG GCACGTTGCACGTTGGAGATGAGATCAGGGAGATCAATGGCATCAGCGTGGCCAACCAGACAGTCGAGCAGCTGCAGAAGATGctg aagGAGATGCGAGGCAGCATCACATTTAAAATAGTGCCAAGCTACCGGACACAGGGCTCCTCCTGTGAG AAAGAGTCCCCTACCACGTCCAGGCAATCCCCTGCCAATGGCCACTCCAGCATTAACAGTTCTATCTTG GACCTGCCGTCCACCATCCAGCCCAAAGGTCGACAG ATTGTACCCAGACCTCCAATCAAGGACAAAATGTCTGTCAAG ATCTACGTGCGGGCTCAGTTCGAGTACGACCCCTCCAAGGACGAGCTGATCCCCTGCAAGGAGGCCGGCATTCGCTTCCGCGTCGGCGACGTCATCCAGATCATCTCCAAGGATGACCACAATTGGTGGCAAGGCAAGCTGGAGAACACCAAGAACGGCACGGCCGGCCTCATCCCATCGCCCGAGCTGCAGGAGTG GCGTGTGGCATGCATGGCCATGGAGAAGACCAAGCAGGAGCAACAGGCCAGTTGCACTTGGTTtggcaagaagaagaagcagtaCAAAGACAAGTATTTGGCCAAGCACAACGCAG TGTTTGACCAATTAGATCTGGTCACCTATGAGGAAGTGGTCAAACTGCCCGCCTTCAAGAGGAAAACGCTCGTTTTGTTAG GTGCTCACGGCGTTGGCAGGAGACACATCAAGAACACACTCATCACCAAACACCCCGACAGATTTGCTTATCCCATCCCAC ACACGACAAGACCTCCCAAGAAGGATGAGGAGAACGGCAAGAACTACTACTTTGTGTCGCACGACCAGATGATGCAGGACATCAGCAACAACGAGTACTTGGAGTACGGCAGCCACGAGGACGCCATGTACGGCACGCGCCTTGAGACCATTCGCAAGATCCACCAGCAGGGACTGGTCGCCATCCTGGACGTCGAGCCACAG GCACTGAAAGTGCTTCGCACAGCCGAATTTGCCCCATACGTGGTCTTCATCGCAGCACCAACCATAACGCCGGGCATCGACGAG ACGCCCAGGTGGTGTCGCACGCTTCCA GATGAGTCTTTGCAGCGTCTTCAGAAGGAGTCTGAGATCCTGCAGAAGACGTACATGCACTATTTTGACCAGACCATCATCAACAACGAGATCGACGACACCATCGGCCACCTGGAGGAGGCCGTGGAGCTGGTGTGCAACAGCAGCCAGTGGGTGCCCGTCTCCTGGGTCTACTAA
- the caska gene encoding peripheral plasma membrane protein CASK isoform X2 — protein sequence MTVTDVAVGLSNFVAWCGLHSKSLLGECRRQESHLIITSLNLNLTLADWVVGQTCGSQMDISGIIARGPFSVVRRCINRETGQQFAVKIVDVAQFTSSPGLSTEDLKREASICHMLKHPHIVELLETYSSDGMLFMVFEFMDGADLCFEIVKRADAGFVYSEAVASHYMRQILEALRYCHDNNVIHRDVKPHCVLLASKENSAPVKLGGFGVAIQLGESGLVAGGRVGTPHFMAPEVVKREPYGKPVDVWGCGVILFILLSGCLPFYGTKERLFEAICKGKYKSYNISTQMNPRQWSQISESAKDLVRRMLMLDPAERITVYEALNHPWLKERDRYAYKIHLPETVEQLRKFNARRKLKGAVLAAVSSHKFNSYYGDPPEELHDFSDDPTSSGLLAAERAVSQVLDSLEEIHALTDCSEKDLDFLHSVFQDQHLHTLLDLYDKINTRSSPQIRNPSSDGVQRAKETSSSHQEDGEALKHLEYVLEEIACYPENHDVKELRRILTQPHFMALLQAHDVVAHEVYSDEALRVTPPPTSPYLNGDSPESTNGDVDLENVTRVRLVQFQKNTDEPMGITLKMNDSNNCIVARIMHGGMIHRQGTLHVGDEIREINGISVANQTVEQLQKMLKEMRGSITFKIVPSYRTQGSSCEKESPTTSRQSPANGHSSINSSILDLPSTIQPKGRQIVPRPPIKDKMSVKIYVRAQFEYDPSKDELIPCKEAGIRFRVGDVIQIISKDDHNWWQGKLENTKNGTAGLIPSPELQEWRVACMAMEKTKQEQQASCTWFGKKKKQYKDKYLAKHNADLVTYEEVVKLPAFKRKTLVLLGAHGVGRRHIKNTLITKHPDRFAYPIPHTTRPPKKDEENGKNYYFVSHDQMMQDISNNEYLEYGSHEDAMYGTRLETIRKIHQQGLVAILDVEPQALKVLRTAEFAPYVVFIAAPTITPGIDETPRWCRTLPDESLQRLQKESEILQKTYMHYFDQTIINNEIDDTIGHLEEAVELVCNSSQWVPVSWVY from the exons GGGTCCCTTCAGTGTGGTGAGAAGATGCATCAACAGAGAGACGGGGCAGCAGTTTGCTGTCAAAATTGTGGATGTTGCTCAGTTCACCTCAAGTCCTGGACTCAGCACGGAGG ACTTGAAGAGGGAGGCCAGCATCTGCCACATGCTCAAACACCCACACATCGTGGAGCTGCTGGAGACCTACAGCTCCGACGGGATGCTCTTCATGGTCTTCGAATT CATGGATGGAGCAGACCTGTGCTTTGAGATCGTCAAGAGGGCAGACGCCGGCTTTGTCTACAGCGAAGCGGTGGCCAG TCACTACATGAGACAGATCCTGGAGGCGCTACGTTACTGCCATGACAACAACGTCATTCACAGAGATGTCAAG CCTCACTGTGTGCTGCTGGCATCTAAGGAGAATTCTGCTCCCGTCAAGTTAGGAGGCTTTGGAGTGGCAATCCAGCTGGGAGAGTCGGGGCTGGTGGCCGGAG GTCGGGTAGGAACACCCCACTTCATGGCACCCGAGGTGGTGAAGAGGGAGCCTTACGGAAAACCTGTGGATGTGTGGGGCTGCGGTGTCATTCTCTTCATCCTCCTGTCAGGGTGTCTGCCCTTCTACGGCACCAAAGAGCGTCTCTTTGAAGCAATCTGCAAAGGGAAATACAAG TCCTACAACATTTCAACACAGATGAACCCGCGGCAGTGGAGTCAAATCTCGGAGAGCGCTAAAGATCTGGTGAGGCGCATGCTGATGCTGGACCCCGCCGAGAGGATCACAGTTTATGAGGCCCTTAACCATCCTTGGCTCAAG GAGAGAGACCGCTATGCCTACAAGATCCACCTGCCAGAGACGGTGGAGCAGCTGAGGAAGTTCAACGCCAGGAGAAAGTTGAAG GGGGCGGTACTAGCGGCAGTGTCCAGTCACAAGTTTAATTCCTACTATGGAGACCCCCCTGAGGAACTCCACGACTTCTCGGACGACCCCACTTCCTCAG GGCTGCTCGCGGCAGAAA GAGCTGTTTCTCAGGTGTTGGATAGTTTAGAGGAGATCCACGCCTTGACTGACTGCAGTGAGAAGGATCTCGACTTCCTGCACAGTGTTTTCCAGGACCAACATTTACACACACTGCTCGAC CTCTACGATAAGATCAACACCAGGTCGTCCCCGCAGATCAGGAACCCGTCCAGTGACGGCGTGCAGAGAGCCAAAGAG ACATCCTCCTCACACCAGGAAGACGGTGAAGCTTTGAAACATCTGGAATAT GTGCTGGAAGAGATCGCCTGCTACCCAGAGAACCACGACGTGAAAGAACTCAGACGGATACTGACGCAGCCGCATTTCATG GCGTTGCTGCAGGCCCACGATGTGGTGGCGCATGAGGTCTACAGCGATGAGGCGCTGAGGGTGACGCCACCGCCCACCTCGCCTTACCTGAATGGCGACTCACCCGAAAGCACCAACGGAGACGTGGACTTGGAGAACGTCACCAGGGTGCGCCTGGTGCAATTCCAGAAGAACACGGACGAGCCCATG GGCATCACACTGAAAATGAACGACTCCAACAACTGCATCGTGGCTCGCATCATGCATGGAGGCATGATCCACAGACAAG GCACGTTGCACGTTGGAGATGAGATCAGGGAGATCAATGGCATCAGCGTGGCCAACCAGACAGTCGAGCAGCTGCAGAAGATGctg aagGAGATGCGAGGCAGCATCACATTTAAAATAGTGCCAAGCTACCGGACACAGGGCTCCTCCTGTGAG AAAGAGTCCCCTACCACGTCCAGGCAATCCCCTGCCAATGGCCACTCCAGCATTAACAGTTCTATCTTG GACCTGCCGTCCACCATCCAGCCCAAAGGTCGACAG ATTGTACCCAGACCTCCAATCAAGGACAAAATGTCTGTCAAG ATCTACGTGCGGGCTCAGTTCGAGTACGACCCCTCCAAGGACGAGCTGATCCCCTGCAAGGAGGCCGGCATTCGCTTCCGCGTCGGCGACGTCATCCAGATCATCTCCAAGGATGACCACAATTGGTGGCAAGGCAAGCTGGAGAACACCAAGAACGGCACGGCCGGCCTCATCCCATCGCCCGAGCTGCAGGAGTG GCGTGTGGCATGCATGGCCATGGAGAAGACCAAGCAGGAGCAACAGGCCAGTTGCACTTGGTTtggcaagaagaagaagcagtaCAAAGACAAGTATTTGGCCAAGCACAACGCAG ATCTGGTCACCTATGAGGAAGTGGTCAAACTGCCCGCCTTCAAGAGGAAAACGCTCGTTTTGTTAG GTGCTCACGGCGTTGGCAGGAGACACATCAAGAACACACTCATCACCAAACACCCCGACAGATTTGCTTATCCCATCCCAC ACACGACAAGACCTCCCAAGAAGGATGAGGAGAACGGCAAGAACTACTACTTTGTGTCGCACGACCAGATGATGCAGGACATCAGCAACAACGAGTACTTGGAGTACGGCAGCCACGAGGACGCCATGTACGGCACGCGCCTTGAGACCATTCGCAAGATCCACCAGCAGGGACTGGTCGCCATCCTGGACGTCGAGCCACAG GCACTGAAAGTGCTTCGCACAGCCGAATTTGCCCCATACGTGGTCTTCATCGCAGCACCAACCATAACGCCGGGCATCGACGAG ACGCCCAGGTGGTGTCGCACGCTTCCA GATGAGTCTTTGCAGCGTCTTCAGAAGGAGTCTGAGATCCTGCAGAAGACGTACATGCACTATTTTGACCAGACCATCATCAACAACGAGATCGACGACACCATCGGCCACCTGGAGGAGGCCGTGGAGCTGGTGTGCAACAGCAGCCAGTGGGTGCCCGTCTCCTGGGTCTACTAA
- the caska gene encoding peripheral plasma membrane protein CASK isoform X10, which translates to MDISGIIARGPFSVVRRCINRETGQQFAVKIVDVAQFTSSPGLSTEDLKREASICHMLKHPHIVELLETYSSDGMLFMVFEFMDGADLCFEIVKRADAGFVYSEAVASHYMRQILEALRYCHDNNVIHRDVKPHCVLLASKENSAPVKLGGFGVAIQLGESGLVAGGRVGTPHFMAPEVVKREPYGKPVDVWGCGVILFILLSGCLPFYGTKERLFEAICKGKYKMNPRQWSQISESAKDLVRRMLMLDPAERITVYEALNHPWLKERDRYAYKIHLPETVEQLRKFNARRKLKGAVLAAVSSHKFNSYYGDPPEELHDFSDDPTSSGLLAAERAVSQVLDSLEEIHALTDCSEKDLDFLHSVFQDQHLHTLLDLYDKINTRSSPQIRNPSSDGVQRAKEVLEEIACYPENHDVKELRRILTQPHFMALLQAHDVVAHEVYSDEALRVTPPPTSPYLNGDSPESTNGDVDLENVTRVRLVQFQKNTDEPMGITLKMNDSNNCIVARIMHGGMIHRQGTLHVGDEIREINGISVANQTVEQLQKMLKEMRGSITFKIVPSYRTQGSSCEKESPTTSRQSPANGHSSINSSILDLPSTIQPKGRQIVPRPPIKDKMSVKIYVRAQFEYDPSKDELIPCKEAGIRFRVGDVIQIISKDDHNWWQGKLENTKNGTAGLIPSPELQEWRVACMAMEKTKQEQQASCTWFGKKKKQYKDKYLAKHNAVFDQLDLVTYEEVVKLPAFKRKTLVLLGAHGVGRRHIKNTLITKHPDRFAYPIPHTTRPPKKDEENGKNYYFVSHDQMMQDISNNEYLEYGSHEDAMYGTRLETIRKIHQQGLVAILDVEPQALKVLRTAEFAPYVVFIAAPTITPGIDETPRWCRTLPDESLQRLQKESEILQKTYMHYFDQTIINNEIDDTIGHLEEAVELVCNSSQWVPVSWVY; encoded by the exons GGGTCCCTTCAGTGTGGTGAGAAGATGCATCAACAGAGAGACGGGGCAGCAGTTTGCTGTCAAAATTGTGGATGTTGCTCAGTTCACCTCAAGTCCTGGACTCAGCACGGAGG ACTTGAAGAGGGAGGCCAGCATCTGCCACATGCTCAAACACCCACACATCGTGGAGCTGCTGGAGACCTACAGCTCCGACGGGATGCTCTTCATGGTCTTCGAATT CATGGATGGAGCAGACCTGTGCTTTGAGATCGTCAAGAGGGCAGACGCCGGCTTTGTCTACAGCGAAGCGGTGGCCAG TCACTACATGAGACAGATCCTGGAGGCGCTACGTTACTGCCATGACAACAACGTCATTCACAGAGATGTCAAG CCTCACTGTGTGCTGCTGGCATCTAAGGAGAATTCTGCTCCCGTCAAGTTAGGAGGCTTTGGAGTGGCAATCCAGCTGGGAGAGTCGGGGCTGGTGGCCGGAG GTCGGGTAGGAACACCCCACTTCATGGCACCCGAGGTGGTGAAGAGGGAGCCTTACGGAAAACCTGTGGATGTGTGGGGCTGCGGTGTCATTCTCTTCATCCTCCTGTCAGGGTGTCTGCCCTTCTACGGCACCAAAGAGCGTCTCTTTGAAGCAATCTGCAAAGGGAAATACAAG ATGAACCCGCGGCAGTGGAGTCAAATCTCGGAGAGCGCTAAAGATCTGGTGAGGCGCATGCTGATGCTGGACCCCGCCGAGAGGATCACAGTTTATGAGGCCCTTAACCATCCTTGGCTCAAG GAGAGAGACCGCTATGCCTACAAGATCCACCTGCCAGAGACGGTGGAGCAGCTGAGGAAGTTCAACGCCAGGAGAAAGTTGAAG GGGGCGGTACTAGCGGCAGTGTCCAGTCACAAGTTTAATTCCTACTATGGAGACCCCCCTGAGGAACTCCACGACTTCTCGGACGACCCCACTTCCTCAG GGCTGCTCGCGGCAGAAA GAGCTGTTTCTCAGGTGTTGGATAGTTTAGAGGAGATCCACGCCTTGACTGACTGCAGTGAGAAGGATCTCGACTTCCTGCACAGTGTTTTCCAGGACCAACATTTACACACACTGCTCGAC CTCTACGATAAGATCAACACCAGGTCGTCCCCGCAGATCAGGAACCCGTCCAGTGACGGCGTGCAGAGAGCCAAAGAG GTGCTGGAAGAGATCGCCTGCTACCCAGAGAACCACGACGTGAAAGAACTCAGACGGATACTGACGCAGCCGCATTTCATG GCGTTGCTGCAGGCCCACGATGTGGTGGCGCATGAGGTCTACAGCGATGAGGCGCTGAGGGTGACGCCACCGCCCACCTCGCCTTACCTGAATGGCGACTCACCCGAAAGCACCAACGGAGACGTGGACTTGGAGAACGTCACCAGGGTGCGCCTGGTGCAATTCCAGAAGAACACGGACGAGCCCATG GGCATCACACTGAAAATGAACGACTCCAACAACTGCATCGTGGCTCGCATCATGCATGGAGGCATGATCCACAGACAAG GCACGTTGCACGTTGGAGATGAGATCAGGGAGATCAATGGCATCAGCGTGGCCAACCAGACAGTCGAGCAGCTGCAGAAGATGctg aagGAGATGCGAGGCAGCATCACATTTAAAATAGTGCCAAGCTACCGGACACAGGGCTCCTCCTGTGAG AAAGAGTCCCCTACCACGTCCAGGCAATCCCCTGCCAATGGCCACTCCAGCATTAACAGTTCTATCTTG GACCTGCCGTCCACCATCCAGCCCAAAGGTCGACAG ATTGTACCCAGACCTCCAATCAAGGACAAAATGTCTGTCAAG ATCTACGTGCGGGCTCAGTTCGAGTACGACCCCTCCAAGGACGAGCTGATCCCCTGCAAGGAGGCCGGCATTCGCTTCCGCGTCGGCGACGTCATCCAGATCATCTCCAAGGATGACCACAATTGGTGGCAAGGCAAGCTGGAGAACACCAAGAACGGCACGGCCGGCCTCATCCCATCGCCCGAGCTGCAGGAGTG GCGTGTGGCATGCATGGCCATGGAGAAGACCAAGCAGGAGCAACAGGCCAGTTGCACTTGGTTtggcaagaagaagaagcagtaCAAAGACAAGTATTTGGCCAAGCACAACGCAG TGTTTGACCAATTAGATCTGGTCACCTATGAGGAAGTGGTCAAACTGCCCGCCTTCAAGAGGAAAACGCTCGTTTTGTTAG GTGCTCACGGCGTTGGCAGGAGACACATCAAGAACACACTCATCACCAAACACCCCGACAGATTTGCTTATCCCATCCCAC ACACGACAAGACCTCCCAAGAAGGATGAGGAGAACGGCAAGAACTACTACTTTGTGTCGCACGACCAGATGATGCAGGACATCAGCAACAACGAGTACTTGGAGTACGGCAGCCACGAGGACGCCATGTACGGCACGCGCCTTGAGACCATTCGCAAGATCCACCAGCAGGGACTGGTCGCCATCCTGGACGTCGAGCCACAG GCACTGAAAGTGCTTCGCACAGCCGAATTTGCCCCATACGTGGTCTTCATCGCAGCACCAACCATAACGCCGGGCATCGACGAG ACGCCCAGGTGGTGTCGCACGCTTCCA GATGAGTCTTTGCAGCGTCTTCAGAAGGAGTCTGAGATCCTGCAGAAGACGTACATGCACTATTTTGACCAGACCATCATCAACAACGAGATCGACGACACCATCGGCCACCTGGAGGAGGCCGTGGAGCTGGTGTGCAACAGCAGCCAGTGGGTGCCCGTCTCCTGGGTCTACTAA